A genome region from Chitinophagales bacterium includes the following:
- the ricT gene encoding regulatory iron-sulfur-containing complex subunit RicT: MGCAGCSTSTDGTPPGCGQKGHCATGGCNKMNTYNWLSDIPIAFGNEQSAYFEVSFKNGSRKSFYKNTKGLDIETGDQVVVSSVFGEDLGRISLSGDLVEIQMRKKKFSKRDVQSILRHAVEEDFLSWQEAKDLEKETMIRARAIARQMNLKMKISDVDFQSDKKKAIFFYIADNRVDFRELIKVYAKEFNIKVEMRQIGSRQEAGMIGGIGTCGRELCCSTWLTDFKSVGTQAARYQNLSINMSKLSGQCGRLKCCLNYELDTYKEALKYFPKKADVLQTEVGPAFLKKTDILKELMWYAPEKSSTFYPLTVEKVKEVLELNKAGKKINSLVDVAVVIDDGEEKEEYTELVGHITLKGLDKKSKNKKRNRKGGQGNKGGNHPQAKNKDQGKKPRKHNPNYKGSKPKHKKNNDEKKSS; this comes from the coding sequence ATGGGATGTGCAGGATGTTCAACAAGTACTGACGGAACACCACCGGGTTGCGGGCAAAAAGGCCATTGCGCTACAGGGGGATGTAATAAAATGAATACCTACAATTGGCTGTCGGATATTCCGATTGCTTTTGGTAATGAACAAAGCGCTTATTTTGAAGTGAGCTTTAAAAACGGAAGCCGCAAGAGTTTTTACAAAAACACAAAGGGACTTGATATAGAAACAGGAGATCAGGTAGTGGTATCATCAGTTTTTGGAGAAGACTTGGGCAGAATTTCCCTTTCGGGAGATTTGGTGGAAATTCAAATGCGCAAGAAAAAATTCAGTAAGCGCGATGTTCAAAGCATACTGCGTCATGCTGTAGAAGAGGATTTTCTTTCCTGGCAGGAAGCCAAAGACCTGGAAAAAGAAACGATGATTCGTGCGCGTGCCATTGCCCGGCAAATGAACCTAAAAATGAAAATCAGCGATGTGGATTTTCAGTCAGATAAGAAAAAAGCAATCTTCTTTTATATTGCCGACAATCGAGTGGATTTCAGGGAATTGATAAAAGTATATGCCAAAGAATTCAATATAAAAGTGGAAATGCGGCAAATTGGCTCTCGACAGGAAGCTGGAATGATTGGAGGAATTGGCACCTGTGGAAGGGAGTTGTGTTGCTCTACCTGGCTTACGGATTTCAAATCGGTGGGTACGCAGGCAGCGAGATATCAAAACCTGTCGATTAATATGTCCAAGCTTTCGGGACAGTGTGGCCGTTTGAAATGCTGCCTGAATTATGAGTTGGATACTTATAAAGAAGCGTTGAAATATTTTCCTAAAAAAGCAGATGTTTTGCAAACTGAGGTAGGGCCTGCTTTTCTTAAAAAAACCGATATTCTCAAAGAGTTGATGTGGTATGCCCCCGAGAAAAGTTCTACTTTTTATCCTTTAACAGTAGAAAAAGTAAAGGAGGTTTTAGAGCTGAATAAAGCAGGTAAAAAAATAAATAGCCTGGTAGATGTAGCTGTAGTAATTGATGATGGAGAAGAGAAAGAAGAATATACCGAACTGGTAGGACATATTACCCTGAAAGGCCTCGATAAAAAATCGAAAAATAAAAAGCGCAACAGAAAAGGCGGGCAGGGTAATAAAGGCGGGAATCATCCTCAGGCCAAAAACAAAGACCAGGGCAAGAAACCCCGCAAGCACAATCCAAATTATAAAGGCTCAAAACCAAAGCACAAGAAAAACAATGACGAGAAAAAATCAAGTTAA
- the metG gene encoding methionine--tRNA ligase produces MPEEKPKRYTITAALPYANGPLHIGHIAGAYLPADIFVRYLKMQKDTDVAFICGSDEHGAAITLQAKKEGIPPQEIVDKYHELNKKAFADFGIDFDIYHRTSDALHHKTASDAFLELNEKGAFVEKESEQYFDEEYQQFLADRYITGTCPNCGFEEAYGDQCEKCGSTLNPMDLKNPKSKLSGKTPQLKKTKHWYLPLDQYENWLREWLEKGELEGKKQHDPKAWKKNVLGQCLSWLNNGLQPRAVTRDLDWGVKVPLKDAEGKVLYVWLDAPIGYISATKAWAKKAGKNWKDYWQNSDSKLIHFIGKDNIVFHCIIFPAILKQLGGYNLPDNVPANEFLNLEGRKISTSRNWAVWLHEYLEDFPNRQDELRYVLTTIAPETSDSEFTWEDYQKKVNNELVATLGNFINRVMVLTSKYYNGKLTRGNGQQFSFEPIEKSILESYEKEAEYIGKYEFRNALSSAMELARKGNKYLAESEPWKLAKTDENATADILFNSIQIVGHLGILLEPFLPETANRIREMLNLKKPEIQWGCDPLILPEGHQIGKAQLLFQKIEDKEMEAQVEKLHQSVEAVKPQIPALNSEIEFDDFVKLDIRVGEILSAEKVKKANKLLLLKVDIGLETREIVSGIAQHFKSEELPGKKVCVVANLAPKKLRGVLSKGMILMAESADGKLEFIQPGKDMSNGSVVR; encoded by the coding sequence ATGCCTGAAGAGAAACCAAAAAGATACACCATTACCGCTGCATTGCCTTATGCCAATGGTCCCCTGCATATTGGCCATATTGCCGGAGCTTATTTGCCTGCCGATATATTTGTGCGGTATTTGAAAATGCAAAAGGATACGGATGTAGCCTTTATCTGTGGTTCCGATGAACATGGTGCGGCCATTACCCTACAGGCGAAAAAAGAAGGGATTCCACCCCAGGAAATCGTTGACAAATACCACGAGCTCAATAAAAAGGCTTTTGCTGATTTTGGAATTGACTTTGACATTTACCACCGCACTTCCGATGCACTGCACCACAAAACGGCATCCGATGCTTTTTTGGAATTGAACGAAAAAGGGGCTTTTGTAGAAAAGGAATCCGAGCAATATTTTGATGAAGAATACCAGCAGTTTCTGGCCGATAGGTATATTACGGGAACATGTCCCAATTGCGGTTTTGAGGAAGCCTATGGCGATCAATGTGAAAAATGTGGCAGTACTTTGAATCCAATGGATTTGAAGAATCCCAAATCTAAATTGAGTGGCAAAACACCGCAGTTGAAGAAAACCAAACATTGGTATTTACCACTGGATCAATATGAAAATTGGCTGCGTGAATGGCTCGAAAAAGGAGAATTGGAGGGCAAAAAACAGCACGATCCTAAAGCTTGGAAAAAAAATGTTTTGGGCCAATGCCTGTCTTGGCTCAATAATGGTTTGCAGCCGCGCGCTGTTACCCGCGATTTGGATTGGGGCGTTAAAGTGCCGCTGAAAGATGCCGAGGGTAAAGTTTTGTATGTATGGTTGGATGCGCCCATCGGCTATATTTCGGCTACCAAAGCATGGGCTAAAAAAGCGGGCAAAAACTGGAAAGATTACTGGCAAAACTCCGATTCCAAACTCATACATTTTATCGGCAAGGACAATATTGTTTTTCACTGCATTATTTTTCCGGCCATTTTAAAGCAATTGGGCGGCTATAATTTACCGGACAATGTACCGGCCAATGAATTCCTGAATCTGGAGGGGCGGAAAATTTCCACTTCCAGAAATTGGGCAGTTTGGCTGCACGAATATTTAGAAGATTTCCCAAATAGACAAGACGAACTGCGCTATGTGTTAACTACCATCGCCCCAGAAACTTCCGATTCGGAATTTACCTGGGAAGATTATCAAAAGAAAGTGAATAACGAGCTGGTGGCCACTTTGGGCAATTTTATCAATCGGGTGATGGTGTTGACCAGTAAATATTACAACGGAAAACTGACCAGGGGAAATGGTCAACAATTTTCATTTGAGCCGATTGAAAAATCCATACTGGAATCTTACGAAAAGGAAGCGGAATATATTGGCAAATACGAATTTAGAAATGCCCTGAGTTCTGCTATGGAATTGGCACGAAAGGGCAATAAATATTTGGCAGAATCGGAGCCTTGGAAATTGGCTAAAACGGATGAAAATGCTACTGCCGATATTTTGTTCAACAGCATCCAAATCGTGGGGCATCTTGGAATTTTGTTAGAACCATTTTTGCCAGAAACAGCAAACCGTATCCGTGAAATGCTCAATTTGAAAAAACCGGAGATACAATGGGGCTGTGATCCTTTGATTTTGCCAGAAGGCCATCAAATCGGGAAGGCCCAATTGCTTTTCCAAAAAATAGAGGACAAGGAAATGGAAGCGCAGGTAGAAAAGCTGCACCAAAGTGTGGAGGCGGTAAAGCCACAGATTCCCGCACTAAATTCTGAAATAGAATTTGATGATTTCGTGAAATTGGACATCCGGGTAGGGGAAATTCTATCGGCAGAAAAAGTAAAGAAAGCCAATAAGCTGCTTTTGCTCAAAGTTGATATTGGTTTGGAAACCCGTGAAATCGTTTCAGGGATTGCCCAGCATTTCAAGTCCGAGGAATTGCCCGGTAAAAAAGTGTGCGTGGTGGCCAATCTGGCACCGAAAAAACTGCGTGGCGTACTTTCAAAAGGAATGATCTTAATGGCCGAATCAGCCGATGGGAAGTTGGAGTTTATTCAGCCCGGCAAGGATATGTCCAATGGAAGTGTAGTGCGTTAA
- a CDS encoding T9SS type A sorting domain-containing protein, producing MNLNKLLGLTLSFFMLCASTTILKAQDCDGDRYKTNDFFPTLNERSDILFGENMSVPGFSGVSQPQSLYLDFFEGEGDTATKRPLIIFAFGGSFIGGQRSQVHYLCEAYAKMGYATATIDYRVGVFNPNKVNTTLAVLRGMHDMKAAVRFFRQDAATVDTFNIDPDRIIIGGVSAGAISAIQAAYLDKESEIPAYLYGDTAGLGGVEGNSGNPGYSSKPAGVINFSGAIGDTLWIEQDDVPIVGFHETGDGTVPYDTREVAVSGVPTGLIASGSGHLHRWAETQGVVSDLTSYNTNGHVGYLGSERQQVLEKVRNFMYNEVSCKNSPGIGVGIAVNDKKQNNFEVYPNPSNGRINVRTSNQIDDGILEVYNSIGQLLLSERINGDYKEMDLAGLNKGLYVVRISSKDNAQIKMTKKLILN from the coding sequence ATGAACCTTAACAAACTATTAGGACTGACTTTATCTTTTTTTATGCTGTGCGCAAGTACGACTATTTTAAAAGCACAAGACTGCGATGGAGATCGCTATAAAACCAATGATTTTTTTCCAACGCTCAATGAAAGATCTGATATTTTATTTGGAGAAAACATGTCAGTACCTGGATTCAGTGGAGTTTCCCAACCCCAATCCCTGTACCTTGATTTTTTTGAAGGAGAAGGAGACACGGCTACAAAAAGACCATTGATTATTTTCGCTTTTGGTGGAAGCTTTATTGGTGGCCAAAGGAGTCAAGTACATTATTTATGCGAAGCTTATGCAAAAATGGGATATGCTACAGCTACTATCGACTATAGAGTTGGAGTTTTTAACCCCAATAAGGTAAATACAACCCTTGCCGTTCTTAGAGGCATGCACGATATGAAGGCCGCTGTTCGATTTTTCAGGCAAGATGCTGCTACAGTGGATACTTTCAATATTGATCCAGACAGAATAATTATTGGTGGTGTTTCGGCTGGTGCTATTTCTGCCATACAAGCTGCTTATTTAGATAAAGAATCTGAAATTCCTGCATACCTCTATGGGGATACTGCCGGTTTAGGTGGAGTGGAAGGAAATAGTGGGAATCCCGGCTATTCATCAAAACCTGCCGGAGTAATCAATTTTAGTGGTGCGATAGGCGACACACTTTGGATTGAGCAGGATGATGTGCCCATTGTAGGTTTTCATGAAACAGGTGATGGAACAGTACCTTATGACACGCGTGAAGTTGCTGTATCAGGAGTGCCTACTGGACTAATTGCTTCCGGAAGTGGTCATTTACATCGCTGGGCCGAAACACAGGGCGTGGTTTCTGATTTAACTTCCTATAATACAAATGGTCATGTTGGATATTTGGGTTCAGAAAGACAACAGGTATTGGAAAAAGTCAGGAACTTTATGTACAATGAGGTCAGCTGTAAGAATTCTCCAGGCATTGGTGTTGGTATTGCGGTTAATGACAAAAAGCAAAACAATTTTGAAGTTTATCCCAATCCCAGCAATGGTCGAATCAATGTACGCACATCGAATCAAATAGACGATGGAATCCTTGAGGTTTACAATTCCATTGGGCAATTGTTGCTATCAGAAAGAATCAATGGCGATTACAAGGAAATGGATTTAGCTGGACTGAACAAAGGCTTGTATGTTGTGCGAATCAGCAGTAAGGACAATGCGCAAATTAAAATGACCAAAAAACTGATTTTGAACTAA
- a CDS encoding SPFH domain-containing protein, with the protein MNPFKKDKRYIYNDAIATGLAALFAISIVIGGAFYLLDIVVTTIINFVQSNLNQIFLLLISALLLSLFILGFQVIKIGHKGILLNFGKRTKTIFEEGIAWALPPFQEILEVDCTQRFLNKKNIRFNINSFIPVEINVSAYYYVSNLYNFF; encoded by the coding sequence ATGAACCCCTTTAAAAAAGACAAAAGATATATTTATAATGATGCTATAGCTACTGGATTAGCTGCCCTGTTTGCAATTTCTATTGTTATTGGAGGCGCATTTTATTTATTAGATATAGTTGTCACCACTATTATAAATTTTGTCCAAAGTAATTTAAATCAAATATTTTTATTATTAATATCAGCTTTGCTTTTATCGCTTTTTATTCTTGGTTTTCAAGTAATAAAGATAGGTCACAAAGGAATTTTATTAAATTTTGGAAAGAGGACAAAAACAATTTTTGAAGAAGGAATAGCATGGGCACTTCCACCATTTCAAGAAATTTTAGAAGTAGATTGCACTCAACGATTTTTAAATAAAAAAAATATAAGGTTTAACATAAATAGTTTTATTCCTGTCGAAATAAATGTAAGCGCTTATTATTATGTTAGTAACCTATATAATTTTTTTTAA
- a CDS encoding sterol desaturase family protein: MNYIALAIPAFFLLIGLELLIDKIKKTKYYRFNDAITNLSCGVGSQVFGVFLKAFIYIGYYFLYNNYKIFELPGIGQNYAVAEVLLTGFVLFLGVDFFYYWFHRLAHEINVLWGSHVVHHQSEEYNLTVALRQGWVQGAFSWMFYLPLAIVGFQPELFILINAFQTLYQFWIHTKAIDKLPRWFEFVFNTPSHHRVHHGVNPKYIDRNHGGTLIIYDRMFGTFEPEKEEVVYGITEQPKSWNPLWLNIEHWVKVFRDTARVKGLKNKWKMMFGLPGWKPEDWKIEKKQFDPHKFIKYDTEVPSGLNYYILTQKVLVLIGTTFFLFNSESLSWAENTYFALLIIWSLVNLGALFEMKNRILGFEALRLIVVSFTFIQIINPAQNLILAIVLPAMFLIVSLTVLLPYRNYLNKSRNIA; encoded by the coding sequence GTGAATTACATAGCACTGGCCATTCCGGCCTTCTTTTTACTTATTGGACTTGAGTTGCTGATCGATAAGATCAAAAAGACGAAGTACTACCGTTTTAATGATGCCATTACCAACCTGAGTTGTGGTGTGGGGTCACAGGTGTTTGGTGTTTTTTTGAAAGCATTTATTTACATCGGGTATTATTTTCTTTACAACAATTATAAAATTTTTGAACTTCCCGGAATCGGTCAAAACTATGCAGTAGCTGAAGTTTTGCTCACTGGTTTTGTGCTTTTCCTTGGGGTGGATTTTTTCTACTATTGGTTTCACAGGTTGGCGCATGAAATCAATGTGCTTTGGGGCAGCCATGTGGTGCATCATCAAAGTGAAGAATACAATTTAACAGTAGCTCTGCGTCAGGGATGGGTGCAAGGTGCTTTTTCCTGGATGTTTTATTTGCCACTGGCAATAGTGGGTTTTCAGCCGGAGCTCTTCATTTTGATCAATGCCTTTCAAACGCTTTACCAGTTTTGGATACACACCAAAGCCATTGACAAATTGCCGCGCTGGTTTGAGTTTGTTTTTAATACACCTTCGCATCACAGGGTACATCATGGAGTAAATCCAAAGTATATCGATAGAAATCACGGGGGCACTTTGATTATTTACGACCGTATGTTTGGCACTTTTGAACCTGAAAAAGAAGAAGTTGTTTACGGAATTACAGAGCAACCTAAAAGCTGGAATCCGTTGTGGCTAAATATTGAACACTGGGTAAAAGTGTTTAGGGATACTGCCAGGGTGAAAGGTTTGAAAAACAAGTGGAAAATGATGTTTGGCTTACCGGGATGGAAGCCCGAAGATTGGAAAATTGAAAAAAAACAATTCGATCCCCATAAATTTATTAAATATGATACAGAGGTTCCTTCCGGTCTGAATTACTATATTCTCACCCAGAAAGTGCTGGTTTTGATTGGCACTACTTTTTTTCTCTTCAATAGTGAAAGTCTCTCCTGGGCTGAAAATACTTATTTTGCATTATTGATTATCTGGTCGCTGGTAAATCTCGGAGCATTGTTTGAAATGAAAAACAGGATTTTAGGTTTTGAAGCTTTGCGCTTAATTGTAGTGAGTTTTACTTTTATACAAATTATTAATCCTGCTCAAAATTTAATATTGGCAATAGTACTGCCGGCAATGTTTTTAATTGTATCACTTACAGTACTTTTGCCCTATCGAAATTATTTAAATAAATCTCGAAATATCGCATAA
- a CDS encoding glutathione peroxidase, whose product MGNISIYDFDLEAIDGEKINLSDFKGKHLLIVNTASECGYTPQYAQLQELWENFKDQVTVLGIPSNDFGGQEPGDEKAIREFCSTEFGVDFPLSKKMPVAGPKVHPLIEWLRDKSKNGIKDSNIKWNFHKFLISPKGDLISDYPSATEPSDEKILQHFHS is encoded by the coding sequence TTGGGCAATATAAGCATTTACGATTTTGATTTGGAAGCAATTGATGGCGAAAAAATCAATCTTAGTGATTTCAAAGGAAAACATCTTTTGATTGTAAACACAGCATCGGAATGCGGATATACCCCTCAGTATGCCCAGCTTCAGGAGCTATGGGAAAATTTTAAGGATCAAGTGACAGTTTTGGGCATTCCTTCAAATGATTTTGGAGGACAAGAGCCCGGAGATGAAAAAGCTATTCGGGAATTTTGCAGCACTGAATTTGGTGTGGATTTTCCGCTTAGCAAAAAAATGCCGGTCGCAGGGCCGAAAGTGCATCCATTGATAGAATGGCTTAGAGATAAAAGTAAGAATGGTATAAAGGATTCGAACATAAAATGGAATTTCCATAAATTTCTGATCAGCCCGAAGGGAGATTTAATCAGTGATTATCCCTCTGCTACAGAACCATCTGACGAAAAAATTCTTCAGCACTTTCATTCCTGA
- a CDS encoding gliding motility lipoprotein GldH: MTRKNQVKLIPSPFNRRMHQFAMLCLLMIVFFSVGCDRNKVFEENRDMPNYVWEADNTLLFETEIKDTDLLYNLLVNIRHSGLYKFSNIWLKVKLRDEDSTHLIDERFEILLAEKSGKWLGDCSGDICDLQATFRAKYQFNEAGTYTIVLQQIMRQEALPAIMSAGFRIEKAEKQSKSDK; this comes from the coding sequence ATGACGAGAAAAAATCAAGTTAAACTAATACCAAGTCCATTTAACAGGCGCATGCATCAGTTTGCAATGTTATGCCTGCTTATGATTGTATTTTTTTCTGTGGGCTGCGATCGAAATAAGGTGTTTGAGGAAAATCGAGATATGCCCAATTATGTTTGGGAGGCAGACAACACACTGCTTTTCGAAACAGAAATTAAAGATACTGATCTGTTGTACAATCTATTGGTAAATATTAGGCACAGTGGATTGTACAAATTCAGCAATATATGGCTGAAAGTAAAGCTTAGAGATGAAGATTCAACGCATTTAATTGATGAGCGGTTCGAAATTTTACTTGCTGAAAAATCAGGAAAATGGCTTGGCGACTGTAGTGGGGATATTTGTGACCTTCAGGCAACTTTCAGGGCAAAATATCAGTTTAATGAAGCGGGAACCTATACTATTGTCCTGCAACAAATTATGCGGCAGGAGGCTTTACCGGCTATTATGAGTGCAGGCTTTAGAATTGAAAAAGCAGAAAAACAATCTAAATCAGATAAATAA
- a CDS encoding ATP-binding protein → MNIDRILKKTLSEQFNQGKAIVLIGPRQVGKSTLIKAILEQKDHLFLDGDDFSVQQQLSDPNTSYLRRLIGDKKIVFIDEAQRIKNIGITSKIIIDQFRDVQLILSGSSTFELNNEINEPLTGRKWEYNLYPISFQELEKEIGFSEVSKQLEQRIIYGMYPDLFNHLGKEREVLENLINSYLYKDILILSGIKKADVLQKLTQALALQIGNEVSYNELSQILNINKETVSNYIDLLEKAYVLYRVNPFSRNLRNEIKTNRKIYFYDTGLRNALISNFNALEFRQDKGALWENFIISERIKYLKYHKIYAKTYFWRTVQQQEIDWIEEVDGKITAYEFKWKPKKKVKFPKKFVETYKAEVKVIDTNNYFDFIG, encoded by the coding sequence ATGAATATAGATAGAATCCTGAAAAAAACCTTATCGGAGCAATTTAATCAAGGTAAGGCTATTGTTTTGATTGGTCCAAGACAGGTCGGAAAATCAACTTTAATAAAGGCTATTTTGGAGCAAAAAGACCATCTTTTTTTGGATGGCGATGATTTTTCGGTGCAACAGCAATTATCCGATCCCAATACCAGCTACCTGAGAAGATTGATTGGAGATAAAAAAATCGTATTTATTGATGAGGCGCAAAGAATTAAAAACATTGGCATTACATCAAAAATTATTATTGACCAATTTAGAGATGTACAACTGATTTTAAGTGGTTCTTCAACTTTTGAATTGAACAATGAGATCAATGAGCCTTTAACAGGCAGAAAATGGGAGTACAATTTATATCCCATTTCATTTCAAGAACTCGAAAAAGAGATAGGTTTTTCTGAAGTAAGCAAGCAGTTAGAGCAAAGAATAATATATGGCATGTACCCAGACCTATTCAATCATCTGGGAAAAGAAAGGGAAGTTTTAGAAAATTTGATCAATAGCTATTTATATAAAGATATATTGATACTATCGGGCATTAAAAAAGCCGATGTATTGCAAAAGCTAACACAAGCTTTAGCCTTACAAATTGGCAATGAAGTATCATATAATGAACTTTCTCAAATATTAAACATAAACAAAGAAACGGTAAGTAATTATATAGATTTATTGGAAAAAGCGTACGTTTTATATAGGGTTAATCCTTTTAGCAGAAATCTAAGAAATGAAATCAAAACCAATAGGAAAATATATTTTTATGATACAGGTTTGCGCAATGCGTTGATTTCAAATTTCAATGCTTTAGAATTTAGACAAGACAAGGGGGCACTTTGGGAAAACTTTATAATAAGTGAAAGAATCAAATATTTGAAGTATCATAAAATTTATGCGAAAACTTATTTTTGGCGAACCGTTCAGCAGCAAGAAATAGACTGGATAGAGGAAGTTGACGGAAAAATAACTGCTTACGAATTTAAGTGGAAACCAAAAAAGAAAGTGAAATTCCCTAAAAAGTTTGTGGAGACCTACAAAGCAGAAGTTAAAGTGATTGATACCAATAATTATTTTGACTTTATTGGATAG
- a CDS encoding NAD(P)-dependent oxidoreductase has translation MNKKILLTGASGFLGHYLCLDKPVDIDIHGLHLHNAPPANIESTACDLQNEKSLLETLRKIKPQGIVHTAAISNPQHCEENPALSKKVNIQASAVLAKYAADQNIPFVFTSTDLVFDGKKGNYTEKDQPNPLNIYGLQKVEAEQEILRVYSNAAICRMPLMLGNAEGFHEKFLQQFLSKTTKKESMPLFTDEYRSPLGGNSAAKGLWLALEKMQGLYHLGGTERLSRWGLGLIIAEKFGIDKQLLKAGKQADLKGKAPRPADVSLNSSKAVKLDFKPKRIAEDLD, from the coding sequence ATGAACAAAAAAATCCTTCTTACCGGAGCCAGTGGTTTTTTGGGGCATTATTTATGCTTAGATAAACCGGTGGATATTGACATTCATGGTTTGCATTTGCACAATGCTCCTCCAGCAAATATTGAAAGTACTGCCTGTGATCTTCAAAATGAAAAATCATTACTTGAAACTCTCCGCAAAATCAAGCCGCAGGGAATCGTGCATACAGCCGCCATTTCCAATCCACAACATTGCGAGGAAAATCCAGCCCTTTCAAAAAAAGTAAACATTCAGGCTTCTGCTGTATTGGCCAAATATGCTGCCGATCAAAATATCCCATTTGTATTTACTTCCACCGATTTGGTTTTTGATGGAAAAAAGGGAAACTATACGGAAAAAGACCAGCCCAATCCGCTCAATATTTACGGCCTGCAAAAAGTAGAAGCAGAGCAAGAAATTTTGCGGGTTTATTCCAATGCAGCCATTTGCAGAATGCCATTGATGCTGGGGAATGCAGAAGGATTTCACGAAAAATTTTTACAACAATTTTTGAGCAAAACGACCAAAAAGGAAAGTATGCCGCTTTTTACCGATGAATATCGCAGTCCATTGGGTGGCAATTCTGCTGCAAAAGGCCTGTGGTTGGCACTGGAGAAAATGCAGGGGCTATATCACTTAGGTGGTACTGAAAGACTTTCCCGTTGGGGATTGGGGCTTATCATTGCTGAAAAATTCGGGATTGACAAGCAATTGCTAAAAGCTGGAAAACAAGCAGATTTAAAAGGAAAAGCACCGCGCCCTGCTGATGTATCGCTGAACAGCAGTAAAGCAGTAAAACTGGATTTTAAGCCCAAAAGAATCGCTGAGGATTTGGATTGA
- a CDS encoding sterol desaturase family protein yields MEILNQDPVMYALPLFIIAMLTELVLIYLDKRKKYEFKDSAASITMGIGSVIIGIAVKLVAFLVFTFLHQYAIFDIGFQWWVWVLLFFADDFSFYWHHRLSHEVRILWAAHVNHHSSVNLNFSTALRQSWTELFYKYAFWLWLPIIGFEPIMILTMMSISLIYQFLPHTEMVGKLAWPIEFIFNTPSHHRVHHSSNVRYLDRNHAGILIIWDRLFGTFQEELDTDKPNYGITVNINTYNPLKIATHEFVSLWKDIKSADSWKDKLGYIFYPPGWSPEGPFKTAKYLQQQLKTNEQNT; encoded by the coding sequence ATGGAAATACTGAATCAGGATCCGGTAATGTATGCTTTGCCGCTATTCATAATAGCAATGCTTACGGAATTGGTGTTGATTTATCTCGACAAGCGCAAAAAATACGAGTTCAAAGACAGTGCCGCAAGTATTACTATGGGGATTGGCTCTGTAATAATTGGAATTGCTGTAAAGTTGGTCGCTTTCCTGGTTTTTACTTTTTTACATCAGTATGCCATTTTTGATATTGGCTTTCAGTGGTGGGTCTGGGTTTTGCTCTTTTTTGCCGATGATTTTAGTTTTTACTGGCACCATCGCCTCAGCCACGAAGTGCGGATTTTATGGGCAGCACATGTCAACCACCACAGTTCGGTAAATCTGAATTTTTCTACTGCCTTGCGCCAAAGCTGGACAGAATTATTCTATAAGTATGCTTTCTGGCTGTGGTTGCCAATCATTGGTTTTGAGCCTATTATGATCCTTACTATGATGTCTATCAGTTTGATTTACCAGTTTTTGCCGCATACCGAAATGGTAGGAAAGTTGGCCTGGCCAATTGAGTTTATTTTCAATACCCCTTCGCATCACCGTGTGCATCATTCTTCTAATGTTCGCTATCTGGATAGAAACCACGCAGGGATTCTTATTATTTGGGATCGATTGTTTGGCACTTTCCAGGAGGAGCTCGATACCGATAAACCCAATTATGGCATTACCGTGAATATCAATACCTATAATCCGCTGAAAATTGCCACACACGAATTTGTCTCGCTTTGGAAGGATATTAAAAGTGCAGATTCCTGGAAGGATAAATTGGGTTATATTTTTTATCCGCCCGGCTGGAGTCCCGAAGGGCCTT
- a CDS encoding 6-carboxytetrahydropterin synthase: MRLSVFRKAHFNAAHRLYNPKWSFEKNEAVFGLCNNPNFHGHNYELHVKVTGDIDPETGYVIDLKILKDIIQTEVIERFDHKNLNEDTEEFKKLNPTVENIAVVIYNLIRDKLEEKFDLQIRLYETERNYVEFPPVD; this comes from the coding sequence ATGAGATTATCAGTATTTAGAAAAGCGCACTTTAATGCTGCCCATAGATTGTACAATCCCAAATGGAGTTTTGAAAAAAATGAAGCGGTTTTTGGGCTCTGTAATAACCCCAATTTTCATGGGCACAATTATGAGCTGCATGTGAAAGTTACCGGAGATATTGATCCTGAAACGGGCTATGTGATTGATCTGAAAATTTTAAAAGACATTATTCAAACAGAGGTTATTGAGCGCTTCGACCATAAAAATCTGAATGAGGATACGGAGGAGTTTAAAAAACTGAACCCTACGGTTGAAAATATTGCGGTTGTAATCTACAATTTGATCCGCGATAAATTAGAGGAAAAATTTGACCTGCAAATCCGGCTTTACGAAACGGAAAGAAATTATGTAGAATTTCCTCCGGTTGATTGA